The nucleotide sequence CATTCCCCATTGGCTGCCCGTTCGAGATTCCATGACCCTGCTGAGCGTCAACCTCAACAAGATCGCCGTACTTCGCAACTCCCGCGGTGGCACCGAACCGAGCGTTATCCAGGCTGCGCAGACCTGCATCGAAGCAGGTTGCGGTGGCATCACGGTGCATCCGCGCCCCGACCAGCGACATATTCGTCCGGATGATGTGACGGCCCTGGCGCAGGTGCTGCGCGGACGGGTGGAATACAACATCGAAGGCAACCCGTTCGCGCCCGCGCGCGGAAGCTATCCCGGCCTGATCGAGCTGGCCCGGATGGTGAAGCCCACGCAGGTGACGCTGGTGCCGGACGGCGACGGGCAGATCACCTCCGATCATGGCTTTGAGCTGGAGAAGGATGCCGAGCGCCTGCGTCCGCTAGTGGCACAGCTGCGTGAGATCGGCTGTCGCGTGAGTCTGTTTGTGGACGCTGGCGCCAATGGTTTCGAGCACGCCATCGCCATCGGCGTGGAGCGCATCGAAATCTATACCGGGCCTTATGCGGAGGCGTTTGCCGAGGGCGACGCGCGAGAGGCACTGGGTTTGTGCGTTGAGACGGCACGTCGCGCGCAACAGGCCGGCCTGGCGGTGAATGCAGGGCACGATCTTAGTCAGGCGAACCTTGGCACGTTCAAGGCGGCGATTCCGGGGTTGGCTGAGGTATCCATCGGACATGCGCTGATCGGGGAAGCGCTGTACGAGGGGATGTCGACCACCGTCCGCAAGTATCTGCAGATCTTGCGCTGAATTGAGTGGGTTGGCGTTGGGCGTACCCAACGCGTCGGAGCATCGAACGCCACAGCTTGGAGCCGCCCCGCAGTAGCGGGGCTGGCGTCATGACCTCAGGTACTCATACCGGCATTCTCGCAAGGGCGGGAGTGACGAGGCATCGCGCGCGCGTGGAGCCCCTGGCCTCAGCCTGGCGCTTTCTACTGGCCGTAAAGACGGCCAATCCAACGGTTTGGCGAGCGGAGCTGCCAGGTATTGCCTGTTGCAGCGCACCAGGCATTTGGCCGTTTATCCGTATGGACGGATAGCCGTATGGATGGCCTTCCTTGTCGATGCGCCCAAATGAGTGCCCGTACCCGCATCCATAGCGTGGACCCGTCGGGAGGGGACGCGCAAGTGCCGGAAAATGCTGCAGAAAGTGTCTGCAAATTCGAGGAGGCCCGGGGCGGCAGGGATGGCGAGAAGCGGGGAAAGCGGGGAAAGCGGGGAAAGCGGGGAAAGCGGGGAAAGCGGGGAAAGCGGGGAAAGCGGGGAAAGCGGGGAAAGCGGGGAAAGCGGGGAAAGC is from Dyella terrae and encodes:
- a CDS encoding pyridoxine 5'-phosphate synthase, which gives rise to MTLLSVNLNKIAVLRNSRGGTEPSVIQAAQTCIEAGCGGITVHPRPDQRHIRPDDVTALAQVLRGRVEYNIEGNPFAPARGSYPGLIELARMVKPTQVTLVPDGDGQITSDHGFELEKDAERLRPLVAQLREIGCRVSLFVDAGANGFEHAIAIGVERIEIYTGPYAEAFAEGDAREALGLCVETARRAQQAGLAVNAGHDLSQANLGTFKAAIPGLAEVSIGHALIGEALYEGMSTTVRKYLQILR